Proteins encoded by one window of Lacipirellulaceae bacterium:
- the nusG gene encoding transcription termination/antitermination protein NusG, producing MSDELEKPIEEDSTTASQAIVDESAPAESPAEPEPAAEEPATEGPASEESAASSDEAAVVEPEEQSTESESPVEAEATTEEASETEVSGEPEAEEAAEEEYEEEAEEEAEYEYEEEDEEEVAEEANDEDDSGTIKMDWYILKVQSNREKSITAALKRKIAIEGLEDYFGEVIVPTEKVTEFKGGKKKVVQRKLYPGYIVVHMHINDDTWFAVRETSGIGDFTGSGGKPTPMLPSEVARIVQTEEEETDEAPKLNIPFKLEEAVKVKEGTFEGFEGNVSEIDDQSGKVIVMINIFGRSTPVELEYWQIEAT from the coding sequence TTGAGCGACGAACTCGAAAAACCGATCGAAGAGGACTCGACGACTGCAAGTCAAGCAATCGTTGATGAATCTGCGCCTGCAGAATCCCCAGCGGAGCCTGAGCCAGCGGCTGAGGAGCCAGCAACGGAGGGGCCAGCGTCCGAGGAGTCAGCGGCATCGTCGGATGAAGCTGCGGTGGTGGAGCCAGAAGAGCAGTCCACCGAGTCAGAGTCACCGGTCGAAGCGGAGGCAACGACCGAGGAAGCCAGCGAGACGGAAGTCTCTGGCGAGCCAGAAGCTGAGGAAGCAGCGGAAGAAGAATACGAAGAAGAGGCTGAGGAAGAAGCCGAATACGAGTACGAAGAAGAGGACGAGGAAGAAGTCGCCGAAGAGGCCAATGACGAGGATGATAGTGGCACCATCAAAATGGACTGGTACATCCTTAAGGTCCAGAGCAATCGCGAAAAGTCGATCACAGCGGCTTTGAAGCGGAAGATTGCGATCGAAGGCCTTGAGGACTACTTCGGCGAGGTGATCGTCCCCACAGAGAAAGTCACTGAGTTCAAGGGCGGTAAAAAGAAGGTTGTCCAGCGGAAGCTTTACCCAGGCTACATCGTCGTGCACATGCACATTAACGACGACACCTGGTTTGCCGTTCGTGAGACCTCCGGCATCGGCGACTTCACCGGCTCCGGCGGAAAACCAACTCCGATGTTGCCCAGCGAAGTCGCTCGCATCGTTCAGACCGAAGAGGAAGAGACCGACGAAGCACCAAAGCTGAACATCCCGTTCAAGCTGGAAGAAGCCGTCAAGGTCAAGGAAGGCACGTTCGAAGGTTTCGAAGGCAATGTCAGCGAAATCGACGACCAGAGCGGCAAGGTGATTGTGATGATCAACATCTTCGGCCGCAGTACCCCCGTCGAACTCGAATACTGGCAAATCGAAGCAACTTAA
- the secE gene encoding preprotein translocase subunit SecE: MAELIAGMFNTSRYKRSQGKVARQVTFYAMVLIIGAGAWLMSERNSGGEPVWQYFIPMGIFAAGAWIAHRIVNIPRFADFLISVEAEMNKVSWPSRGELYRASLVVIVVIFVLVAVLFGYDIILDIVLDKFIGI; this comes from the coding sequence GTGGCTGAACTTATCGCAGGAATGTTCAACACTTCGCGCTACAAGCGAAGCCAGGGCAAGGTTGCCCGCCAAGTCACGTTTTACGCGATGGTGCTGATTATTGGTGCTGGCGCGTGGTTGATGAGCGAACGTAATAGTGGTGGCGAACCTGTCTGGCAGTACTTCATCCCCATGGGCATTTTTGCTGCCGGGGCTTGGATCGCTCACCGCATTGTGAATATTCCTCGCTTTGCCGATTTTTTGATTTCGGTTGAAGCGGAAATGAACAAGGTGTCCTGGCCATCGCGGGGCGAGCTGTACCGAGCTTCGCTGGTGGTGATCGTGGTGATTTTCGTGTTGGTGGCCGTTTTGTTCGGTTACGACATTATCCTCGACATCGTGCTCGACAAGTTTATTGGCATTTAA
- the tuf gene encoding elongation factor Tu: MAKDTFERSKPHVNVGTIGHIDHGKTTTTGAILAVQAEKGFAKAKSYSDIAKGGTVRDETKTVTIAVSHVEYETDNRHYAHIDCPGHADFVKNMITGAAQMDGAILVVSAADGPMPQTREHILLARQVGVPKIVVFLNKCDLVDDEELLELVELEIRELLTTYGFPGDEIPLVRGNAKGAIDNPGDETYSKCISELMDAIDSYIPEPVRENDKPFLMAVEDVFSIEGRGTVATGRIERGTIKVGEEVEIIGLTEAPTKTTCTGVEAFNKTMDEGYAGDNVGCLLRGVKREDITRGQVLSKPGSITPHTKFEAEVYVLSKEEGGRHTPFFSGYRPQFYFRTTDVTGTANLVGDAEMCMPGDNAKLTVELMKPIAMDDGVRFAIREGGKTVGSGVVTKIVE; encoded by the coding sequence ATGGCTAAGGATACTTTTGAGCGGTCAAAGCCGCACGTCAATGTAGGCACCATCGGTCACATCGACCACGGTAAGACCACCACCACCGGCGCCATTTTGGCCGTCCAGGCTGAAAAGGGCTTCGCGAAGGCTAAGTCGTACTCGGATATCGCCAAGGGCGGTACCGTGCGTGACGAGACCAAGACCGTGACGATTGCCGTCTCGCACGTTGAGTACGAGACCGACAACCGTCACTACGCTCACATTGACTGCCCAGGCCACGCCGACTTCGTCAAGAACATGATCACCGGTGCCGCCCAAATGGATGGTGCCATTCTGGTGGTTTCCGCTGCTGACGGCCCGATGCCTCAGACGCGCGAGCACATCCTGCTCGCCCGTCAGGTGGGTGTACCTAAGATCGTCGTATTCCTGAATAAGTGCGACTTGGTCGACGACGAAGAGCTATTGGAGCTCGTCGAGCTTGAGATTCGCGAGCTACTCACCACCTACGGTTTCCCTGGCGATGAAATCCCGTTGGTTCGTGGTAACGCTAAGGGTGCAATCGATAATCCTGGTGACGAAACCTACAGCAAGTGTATCAGCGAGTTGATGGACGCGATCGACAGCTACATTCCTGAGCCTGTTCGCGAGAACGACAAGCCATTTCTGATGGCCGTTGAAGACGTCTTCTCGATCGAAGGTCGCGGTACTGTGGCTACTGGTCGTATCGAGCGCGGCACGATCAAGGTTGGTGAAGAGGTTGAGATCATCGGTCTGACCGAAGCTCCTACCAAGACCACCTGCACCGGTGTTGAAGCGTTCAACAAGACGATGGACGAAGGCTACGCTGGCGACAACGTCGGCTGTCTGCTCCGTGGTGTGAAGCGTGAAGACATCACGCGTGGTCAGGTGCTTTCCAAGCCGGGCAGCATCACGCCGCACACCAAGTTCGAGGCAGAGGTTTACGTCTTGAGCAAGGAAGAGGGTGGCCGTCACACGCCATTCTTCAGCGGTTACCGTCCGCAGTTTTACTTCCGTACCACCGACGTGACTGGCACCGCCAACTTGGTGGGTGATGCCGAAATGTGCATGCCTGGCGACAACGCCAAGCTGACCGTCGAGCTGATGAAGCCAATCGCCATGGACGACGGTGTCCGCTTCGCTATCCGCGAAGGTGGCAAGACCGTTGGTTCGGGTGTTGTAACGAAGATTGTTGAATAA
- a CDS encoding pre-peptidase C-terminal domain-containing protein produces MRRLFVLVLVCACSVIAPRTSVYGFEIFNRWTTTATDGFIGSQAASQGVPTTVTWSLVDDGTFINSVNFGGGSSTDAGPSDFISFLDSEFGAGPGGSDYTLRPWFIYFEDSFSRLSSLSGVSYVYQPNDDGPTIGTASGNSVRGDVRIGGNSFGSSVGGTLAYNSFPNNGDMVFNTDRTDLGSTTNNARFLRNTIMHEAMHGLGFEHVESSNASFLIEPTLNTSFDGPQHDDILGMQRSYGDVLEKNGGNDTSGTATSLGIVNTSTVASVGTSGSGTSVGPAETDFVSIDDDGDQDYFRFTVTETADIRLDLVPRGAVYQVGPEGGTQSSFDSRALSNLGLTLFASNGVTQLANSNSAAAGQSETITTELTPGDYFARVTGTNNNVQLYQLSIFTSRDPLDLTWTGQVSSVWSTNGDANFSSTSGAIAFANLDNVRFDDTSPLNRRTVEVNGLVNADAIVFDASGDYTITGGGAISGGSVILNGTGTVVIESDGNSYSGPTQINSGTLKLTGNLSAMQSAITVANGGTLVMNASLAGAMSSTFEIQSGGELHVGDQGVSTNADTFPNAPTSVVNNGTIRIFDFEAVRNVSGSGTVIAEELTAFLGGGSTYTGQTIVRSGAIAIAEDSTALGSAVGNTVIERDGTFQVEAGATLADDLEFSNTGSGSTNSLLLVEQGVVANFTGDVTIAAATTIQNEDSAITNFSGSVNSTSGIGEVLLSPVGTVNFNGPLQLGSGGLRMSQAGTLNITSTLSSQGPVRLEAGATTLSGSGTISGIVEVNAGASLTLTGTHSWQSGSTLAGNGTVNGNLTTNGRIAPGDADLTDSIASLSLSDNLTLTSTSELIFEIGGTTVGQFDQLLVDGTAMLDGTLTVELVDLGGGVYDPQLGDSFALLSVDGGAGGVFDTLNLPDLGAGLDWEINPGGIAVSLNVVSAATIAADFDNSGTVDGIDLGIWNSGYGDNLNVIRTDGDANENGVVDGSDFLLWQRQFTGSSPSSLAAVPEPSTAILALFALTFANRRSRLSYFG; encoded by the coding sequence ATGCGACGATTGTTCGTCTTAGTATTGGTCTGCGCTTGCAGTGTGATCGCTCCGCGCACCAGCGTGTACGGATTCGAGATTTTCAATCGTTGGACCACGACAGCCACCGATGGCTTCATTGGATCCCAGGCGGCCTCCCAAGGTGTTCCCACGACGGTCACCTGGAGCTTGGTGGATGACGGAACGTTTATCAATTCGGTGAACTTCGGCGGTGGTTCTTCTACCGACGCAGGTCCGAGCGACTTTATTTCGTTCCTTGATTCGGAGTTTGGCGCCGGGCCGGGCGGATCGGACTATACGCTTCGTCCCTGGTTCATCTACTTTGAAGATTCGTTCAGCCGGCTTAGTTCGCTGTCCGGCGTTAGCTACGTTTACCAGCCCAACGACGATGGCCCGACGATCGGAACAGCCTCCGGCAATTCAGTTCGCGGGGACGTACGCATCGGCGGCAACTCCTTCGGCAGCAGCGTGGGTGGCACGCTGGCTTACAATTCCTTTCCCAACAATGGCGATATGGTCTTCAACACAGACCGTACCGACTTGGGCAGCACGACGAATAACGCTCGCTTTCTGCGCAATACGATTATGCACGAAGCGATGCACGGACTGGGTTTCGAGCACGTTGAAAGCAGTAACGCCAGTTTCCTTATCGAACCGACGCTGAATACCTCGTTCGATGGCCCGCAACACGATGACATTCTTGGGATGCAGCGAAGTTACGGTGACGTGCTCGAAAAGAATGGCGGCAACGATACGAGCGGAACCGCAACTTCATTGGGGATCGTCAACACCTCGACCGTCGCAAGTGTCGGGACTTCAGGCAGCGGCACCTCCGTTGGCCCTGCCGAAACAGACTTCGTGAGTATCGACGACGATGGCGATCAAGACTACTTCCGCTTTACCGTCACGGAGACCGCCGACATTCGGCTCGACCTCGTACCTCGCGGAGCGGTCTACCAAGTTGGACCGGAGGGCGGCACGCAAAGCAGTTTCGATTCACGCGCCCTGAGCAATCTCGGGTTGACCCTATTTGCAAGTAACGGTGTTACCCAGCTCGCCAACAGTAACTCGGCAGCCGCCGGTCAGAGCGAGACGATCACCACGGAACTAACCCCTGGCGATTACTTTGCCCGGGTCACCGGTACGAATAACAACGTTCAGCTTTACCAACTGTCGATCTTCACCAGTCGCGATCCGTTGGACTTAACGTGGACAGGGCAGGTCAGTTCTGTTTGGAGCACCAACGGAGACGCGAATTTTTCGTCAACTTCAGGAGCCATTGCATTTGCGAACCTTGATAACGTTCGTTTCGACGATACCTCGCCGCTCAATCGGCGTACTGTCGAGGTGAACGGATTGGTCAACGCGGATGCGATTGTCTTTGACGCCAGCGGCGACTACACGATCACCGGCGGTGGGGCGATCTCCGGCGGGAGTGTGATACTCAACGGCACAGGCACCGTGGTGATTGAGAGTGATGGCAACAGCTACTCCGGGCCAACGCAAATCAACTCCGGGACCCTTAAGCTGACTGGCAACCTCTCCGCGATGCAGTCTGCCATTACCGTTGCCAACGGAGGGACGCTGGTCATGAACGCGTCGCTCGCCGGGGCGATGAGCAGTACGTTCGAGATCCAATCGGGCGGTGAACTGCATGTGGGGGATCAGGGCGTATCGACCAATGCGGACACCTTTCCCAATGCGCCGACATCCGTGGTGAACAACGGAACCATCCGAATTTTCGACTTTGAAGCCGTTCGTAACGTGAGCGGCTCGGGGACGGTAATCGCCGAAGAACTCACAGCGTTCCTCGGTGGTGGAAGCACCTATACAGGACAGACGATCGTTCGTTCAGGGGCTATCGCGATTGCTGAAGATAGTACCGCCTTGGGAAGTGCGGTCGGCAATACCGTGATTGAACGCGATGGCACATTTCAAGTCGAAGCGGGCGCTACGCTTGCGGATGATCTTGAGTTTTCGAATACCGGGAGCGGATCTACAAATAGCCTGTTACTAGTCGAGCAGGGCGTGGTGGCGAACTTCACCGGCGACGTGACAATCGCCGCGGCAACGACTATTCAGAACGAGGATTCCGCCATCACCAATTTCTCAGGTTCAGTGAACTCAACTTCAGGAATAGGTGAAGTGCTGCTCAGCCCCGTAGGGACTGTCAACTTTAATGGCCCGTTGCAGTTAGGCAGCGGTGGACTGCGAATGAGCCAAGCTGGCACGCTCAACATTACGAGCACTCTCAGTTCGCAGGGCCCTGTGCGGCTCGAAGCGGGCGCGACCACGCTTTCAGGCAGTGGTACGATCTCCGGTATCGTTGAGGTGAATGCCGGTGCAAGCCTGACGCTGACCGGTACGCATAGTTGGCAGTCCGGTTCAACCCTTGCCGGCAACGGCACGGTCAACGGCAACCTGACTACCAACGGACGTATCGCTCCTGGCGACGCGGACTTGACGGATTCGATTGCTTCGCTGAGCCTCAGTGACAATCTCACGTTGACTTCGACCAGCGAGCTGATCTTCGAAATCGGAGGCACCACCGTCGGTCAGTTCGATCAGCTTCTCGTTGACGGGACGGCAATGCTTGACGGCACGCTGACCGTGGAGCTTGTCGACCTTGGTGGCGGAGTTTACGATCCGCAGCTTGGCGATTCTTTCGCTTTGCTTTCCGTGGATGGCGGAGCCGGTGGCGTGTTCGATACGCTCAATCTGCCAGACCTCGGCGCGGGGCTTGATTGGGAGATCAACCCAGGCGGGATTGCCGTCTCATTGAATGTCGTTTCGGCAGCCACCATCGCAGCCGATTTCGACAACAGTGGCACGGTCGATGGCATCGACCTAGGCATTTGGAACAGCGGTTACGGCGATAACTTGAATGTCATCCGTACCGACGGTGACGCGAATGAAAACGGCGTCGTCGACGGTTCCGATTTCCTCCTATGGCAGCGTCAGTTCACGGGCTCTTCACCAAGCTCGCTCGCAGCCGTCCCCGAACCGAGCACGGCGATCCTCGCACTCTTCGCATTAACGTTCGCCAACCGCCGCTCGCGGCTTAGCTACTTTGGTTAA
- a CDS encoding DUF456 domain-containing protein, which yields MQELLPYLAAIALALTAVVGWVLTLFGMPGTWLMVIAAAVYAAFGPQAGVMAIGWAGVALFLAEAIAGEALETLAGMWSTKRAGGSRRASWFALVGSIVGAIGGAGMGIPIPVIGSLVGAILGGATGAFGGATLAEMTRGEDSRRSLRVGRAAFKGRIFGTGVKAMVATLMMVSVIASLLW from the coding sequence GTGCAAGAACTACTCCCCTATCTCGCCGCAATTGCTCTCGCCCTGACTGCCGTTGTTGGTTGGGTTCTCACACTGTTTGGTATGCCTGGGACTTGGCTCATGGTGATTGCCGCGGCGGTCTATGCGGCGTTCGGTCCCCAAGCCGGGGTGATGGCTATTGGTTGGGCGGGCGTTGCACTGTTCTTGGCGGAAGCGATTGCCGGGGAAGCGTTAGAAACCTTGGCAGGCATGTGGAGTACGAAACGGGCCGGAGGGAGCCGTCGAGCGAGTTGGTTTGCCTTGGTTGGTTCGATTGTCGGAGCGATTGGTGGGGCGGGAATGGGAATTCCGATTCCTGTCATCGGTTCCCTCGTGGGGGCGATCCTTGGGGGCGCGACCGGGGCTTTCGGCGGAGCGACTCTGGCCGAAATGACTCGCGGAGAAGACTCGCGTCGGTCATTGCGGGTAGGGCGAGCGGCGTTCAAAGGCCGCATTTTCGGCACTGGCGTGAAGGCAATGGTCGCCACGCTGATGATGGTTTCTGTGATAGCGAGCTTGCTGTGGTAG
- a CDS encoding ion transporter, whose product MSDEDLLIEPNKQRPAAESSAGLTGWQRRWHDIIFEADTPAGKAFDVTLLILILISVLDVMIQSLPAYQEHYEPRWGRTLKLVEWGITILFTLEYLARLACVARPWRYAFSFFGIVDLLAILPTYLAPFISGTQALATIRTLRLLRVFRVFKLGDHVAESQTLLRIVKRTRTKITVFLSVISVAIVVLGTMMYVIEHEEPDSGFTSIPISIYWAIVTLTTVGYGDIAPVTVLGKTLAAVMMLIGYSITVVTIGIFAAVVLGKDESKAKIGSRSCPNCLSEDHAADARFCKACGTSL is encoded by the coding sequence ATGTCTGACGAAGACCTTCTCATCGAACCCAATAAGCAGCGACCGGCAGCGGAATCTTCCGCGGGACTCACCGGCTGGCAACGTCGTTGGCACGACATCATCTTCGAGGCAGACACGCCCGCGGGCAAGGCATTTGATGTCACGCTATTGATCTTGATCTTGATCAGCGTCCTCGACGTGATGATTCAAAGCCTGCCAGCTTACCAAGAACACTACGAACCGCGCTGGGGTCGCACGCTTAAGCTCGTTGAGTGGGGCATCACGATCCTGTTCACCCTTGAGTACCTCGCCCGCCTCGCCTGCGTCGCCCGTCCCTGGCGTTACGCATTTAGTTTTTTTGGCATCGTCGATCTGCTTGCTATTCTGCCAACCTATCTCGCTCCTTTCATTAGCGGCACTCAAGCGCTGGCAACGATTCGCACACTGAGACTGCTTCGTGTCTTTCGCGTTTTCAAACTGGGAGATCACGTCGCCGAAAGCCAAACCCTTCTGAGAATCGTCAAACGAACACGTACCAAAATCACCGTGTTCCTTTCGGTGATCTCCGTCGCGATCGTGGTGCTGGGGACCATGATGTACGTGATCGAACATGAGGAACCCGACAGCGGCTTCACGAGCATCCCCATCAGTATCTATTGGGCGATCGTGACGCTGACGACCGTCGGCTATGGGGATATCGCCCCCGTGACCGTGCTGGGGAAAACCTTGGCCGCGGTGATGATGCTCATCGGCTACAGTATCACGGTCGTTACGATCGGCATCTTCGCCGCGGTGGTGTTGGGTAAAGACGAAAGCAAGGCGAAGATCGGCAGCCGCAGTTGCCCCAATTGTCTCAGTGAAGATCACGCGGCAGACGCGCGGTTTTGCAAAGCGTGTGGGACGTCGTTATGA
- a CDS encoding PEP-CTERM sorting domain-containing protein translates to MLPLRHLFVSICFLSIVLVAACQRALAVQYVIPITELTGVNASNDFFTLSIDLGEAFQEIDEATVQITGTHTPGLYGDLNEPGQFPLPADIFGSFQGETTGEWAFVEEILPSVGGEFTYEQTFRTSRFANEGPDYSGWLEGTAEFQLSFISPPLFATTYIVSDPEVQIANASLIIEGRSQLDAQSAGVDFNLDGEVDGLDLLGLQRVDPEMILEWQTDYGALSSQAAAQVVPEPSALILLVAGLAAVAARRRT, encoded by the coding sequence ATGCTTCCACTTCGTCATCTCTTTGTCAGTATCTGCTTCTTGTCGATAGTGCTGGTGGCCGCGTGCCAGCGGGCTCTCGCGGTGCAGTACGTGATACCGATTACGGAGCTCACAGGGGTCAACGCTTCGAACGACTTCTTCACCCTCTCGATTGATCTGGGAGAAGCGTTTCAAGAGATCGACGAAGCGACGGTGCAAATCACAGGGACGCACACGCCGGGGCTCTATGGCGATCTGAATGAGCCCGGACAGTTTCCCCTGCCCGCGGACATCTTCGGTAGTTTTCAAGGCGAAACCACCGGCGAGTGGGCTTTCGTCGAAGAGATTCTGCCGTCGGTTGGAGGGGAGTTTACCTATGAGCAAACTTTCCGCACGAGTCGGTTCGCCAATGAAGGGCCTGACTACTCTGGTTGGCTCGAAGGAACTGCCGAGTTCCAGTTGAGCTTTATCTCGCCGCCGTTGTTCGCGACCACATATATCGTGTCCGATCCAGAGGTGCAGATTGCAAACGCGAGTCTAATCATCGAGGGCCGGAGCCAACTTGATGCCCAGTCGGCAGGCGTGGATTTCAACCTGGATGGCGAAGTCGACGGACTCGACTTGCTGGGGCTACAACGAGTAGATCCTGAGATGATTCTCGAGTGGCAAACGGACTACGGAGCGCTTAGCTCTCAGGCTGCGGCTCAGGTGGTTCCGGAACCGTCGGCTCTGATTCTTCTTGTTGCTGGTCTTGCGGCAGTTGCTGCCCGTCGGCGGACTTGA